The following DNA comes from Ligilactobacillus faecis.
GAACGTTGGTGATGGTTAGCAGGAAGTGAATGTAAAGGCAAGGGGCAAGCGAAAGCGAGACGCCGTAGGGCAACCCTTGCCTTTACTGCAGGAAAGAGACACTGAACCGCAAGGGAAGGCAGGCACTGACTTTCCGACGCCGTCACGGCGAGTGAGAAAGCGGTCAAGCTGGCTCAGCTTGTGGGTGTGGGTGAAACCCACGTAGAGATCTAAGATGGCTTAGAAACGATTTTAGAGCTATTGAGAGATGTACTTGTAAAAATTTGTAACTAGGTATGCAAAGGTATGCCTTTAAAATGCTGTAGGAGCGTTTCTGGACGTTTTTAGATGCGTGGGGTATAATTACCCTAAAATAAAAAGAACGCTGTAAAAAGGCAAAAAAATAGCTTACAGTCGACAATTTGGCGGTTGGAGACTGTAAGCTGTAGCCTAGAAAATCAAAACTGGTATGGGAGAAGTCTAACTTCTTCCGTCCGTTTCTTTGTGATAATTCTACTCAAAAAGTGGGAGCAATGCAAGCTTTCTAGGTCAAAAGCCTTAAATTAGGCGTTCTAGGAGGCTTTTTATTATGTCAAAAAATAAAGATCAACGAGCTAGAACATGGACTTTTGTAGTCTATCCCGAGAGTGCGCCTGAGAACTGGCGAGATATTTTGAGTGATTATCACATTCCTTGGGTAGAGAGCCCGCTCCACGATAAGGACGTGAACCCTGATGGTGAAGTCAAAAAGGCTCACTGGCATATCATTTTGTTTTTTGACGGTAAGAAGAGCTTTGAGCAAGTACAAGAGATTACAGACGCTCTAAATGCTCCTATACCGCAAAAGACGGCGAACGTAAAAGGGTTAGTGCGGTATCTGATACATATGGATAACCCCGAGAAGTACCAGTACAAGCGAGATGAGATTGTTTGCCACTGTGGTGCTGATATAGACGAGTATTTCGCCCTTTCTTCGAGTTCTAGGCGTGTAGAACTTCGTGAGATGATTGAGTTTATCAGTGATAGCAAGATAGACAATTTCGATGATTTTCTCATGTATTGCATACGTCACAAGGAGTTTGATTGGTTTGATATTGCGGTAAATCATAATACTTTGGCTATCAATAAGCAGTTAGATTCAATTTATCAAAAAAATAAATCTGATCGTAGCTCAAAAGAGAGCTCATTAGCGCTCAAAATAGCTCAGGTTAAAGATATGAGCAAAAAAGGTATAAAACAGGCTGTAATCGCTGATACAGTAGGGATTAGCATAGCTACTGTAAGGCGATATTTAAGAAAATGATAGTTTAAAACCGCTCAAAAACCGCTCACGTGAGCGGTTTTTTTTAATCGTTGGTTATCCTTAGAGCCTCAAGGGTTTCGGCGATTGCGGATAGCTCAAACCGCTCACGTGAGCGGTTTGAGCTATTTCGCTGTATCCCTTGGGAGAGTAAGAGAAAGTAGCAATTTTAGGGGGGGGTACTACGACACCCCCCTAGGTGGTCATTGGTCATTGGTCAAGTTGCCAAATTCGGTATCCCTTTTTTGGGCATCTTTTTTCGGGAAAAAAGTGCTGATTTTTTTCGAGCTCGATGCTCGGGAAAAATTACAGGAATGATTGCGTAATAGATCAGCAATCATTCGAGCGATATTTTTTGATAAAAAAGTGAGCTAGTGGGTAGGCTGAAAGTCTACCCACTTTTTTGCATAGACTTATGCAAAAAAACAGCCTCGCAGAGCCCACACTTTACGCAGGTAAAGTATAGTGGGTTATACTTTTACAAGAAAAGTATCGATCGCTTTTGATGTCAATAGTTCGATGTATATACTTCGACGTTGAGATATCGATATTCGAATTATAATTAAATTATATTCTAAATTCATGTTATAATTGTGTTTAAAATATAATTTATAAGGGTTGTAAGAATTTGTAATTCAGGGTTGTAATAACTTGTAACCCAGCTTGTAATAGTTTGTAAAAACGAGTTTATTTCACGGGTCGAGAAACGTTGGTACTACCAACCCGGTAGCTTGTCTACCGGTAGTTTCTCTTATGCTCTTTTCGCTAGTTCACCAGAAATCTTTGATTTAGTCTGTGACCTGCGAAATGGGCATACGTAAATATTTGAAAAATGGAGGTTGGGAGTATGGCTCAAGTAACAGTTTATTTGCGTGAAAAAGATGTTGAAAATTTGAAAAAGTTGGTGGCGGAATTCGACAAGAAAAATCTGCTACCGAAAAATAATCGGAGTACGGTAACTGAAAAAGTTTTGAAGGACTATATCGAAATGATGTCCGAGATGAGAATCGAAAAAGGCGAAAAAGTATTCGATCGGAATTTGATATTTGAGTACGCTAAGCAAGTGAGCGAGACGAAAACGAAAGATGATGAGTTAGAAAAAGAAAAAGTTGCGCTTTTCAATAGCTTTATGGAGCGCTTTTTAGCTAGGAAAAAGCGAATGGAAAGGCTAGAGAGTGAATTGCAGGAATTGAGAGAGTTTGCTGCTTCTGTTAAATTTGAGTCAGGAAGTAGTGTACTAGATTTGTATAAAAAACGAATGGTTAAAGGTGGAATTGGTGATGCTTCATGTTAGAAAAACGTTATTGATTTATGACTTGTGTTTGTTATTAGTGATGTTGCTTGAGGTGTTTTTTGGCAGTCTCGTTAATATTTGGGTAACTCTAATTTTGTATTTAGTGACTTTTATTTTTTTAATATTACAGACGTATTATTTTAGAGTATATAGCAATAAAGAGTTGGTGTTTTTTGATAGGTTTTTATTAGTTTTTGCGTGGCTTTTGTCTTTTTTTTGTGTAATTTTATTATAAAGCGTTTGTATATTTTGTTTGGTTGGAGTATGATTAAATAAAAATTAGAATGGAGTGGT
Coding sequences within:
- a CDS encoding Rep family protein, giving the protein MSKNKDQRARTWTFVVYPESAPENWRDILSDYHIPWVESPLHDKDVNPDGEVKKAHWHIILFFDGKKSFEQVQEITDALNAPIPQKTANVKGLVRYLIHMDNPEKYQYKRDEIVCHCGADIDEYFALSSSSRRVELREMIEFISDSKIDNFDDFLMYCIRHKEFDWFDIAVNHNTLAINKQLDSIYQKNKSDRSSKESSLALKIAQVKDMSKKGIKQAVIADTVGISIATVRRYLRK